Proteins from a genomic interval of Falco rusticolus isolate bFalRus1 chromosome 7, bFalRus1.pri, whole genome shotgun sequence:
- the CD82 gene encoding CD82 antigen translates to MGSGCLKVTKYFLFLFNLLFLILGAVILGFGIWILADKTSFIAVLQMSSPSLKTGAYILIGVGALTMLMGFLGCLGAVNEIRCLLGLYFTCLMVILITQVAAGLVIYFQKETLKEELSHIVGSLIEKYDPLNEDERNLQDAWDYVQTQIACCGWTGAKDWENNVILINQSMTAYPCSCSNSSKDFQVDSGFCNLDGSVNGTATSAEWPVHEQGCMDGVEKWLKDNLGVILGVCTGVAVIELLGMILSISLCKNIHSEDYTKVPKS, encoded by the exons ATCCTGGGTGCTGTGATCCTGGGGTTTGGAATATGGATTCTGGCCGACAAAACCAGTTTCATTGCGGTTCTAC AAATGTCATCTCCCTCCCTGAAGACTGGTGCATACATCCTCATTGGTGTTGGGGCTCTCACCATGCTGATGGGGTTCCTGGGCTGTCTTGGAGCAGTCAATGAAATTCGATGTCTCTTGGGTCTG tACTTCACCTGCCTGATGGTAATCCTCATAACTCAGGTTGCTGCTGGACTGGTCATCTACTTccagaaagaaaca CTGAAAGAAGAGCTGTCCCACATAGTTGGAAGTCTGATTGAAAAGTATGACCCTTTGAATGAGGATGAGAGGAACTTACAAGATGCATGGGACTATGTGCAAACACAG ATCGCCTGTTGTGGCTGGACTGGAGCAAAGGACTGGGAAAATAATGTGATTCTTATCAACCAAAGCATGACTGCGtatccctgctcctgctccaatAGCTCCAAGGACTTCCAGGTAGATAGCGGTTTTTGTAATCTGGACGGCTCTGTCAATGGCACTGCAACGTCTGCTGAGTGGCCTGTTCATGAGCAG GGATGCATGGATGGTGTAGAGAAATGGTTGAAGGACAACCTTGGTGTCATTCTTGGAGTCTGCACTGGTGTTGCTGTTATAGAG CTGCTGGGGATGATACTGTCCATTTCACTTTGCAAGAACATACACAGCGAAGACTACACCAAAGTGCCCAAGTCTTGA